One Pristiophorus japonicus isolate sPriJap1 chromosome 19, sPriJap1.hap1, whole genome shotgun sequence genomic window carries:
- the LOC139230405 gene encoding probable G-protein coupled receptor 139, which produces MGPQALEIEIFYPILALIGVPGKCGLSKGIARYMMAMAVGDIMVLIFNVIVSQIIKFHFPDSLLNYTYVCRFSAFMQGLSIQLSISFTMSFTFDRFIAIRCQKLKSTYCTERTATVVLITVCVLNIFINVPMFFRYEPYHIINKIPWGCRTVTGYFSLPAWKALKWITNLSSTLLPIPLLLLLNSLTARHILLANRTRRALKRRSNGHSSSDPEIRSRRTSIILLFTISGSFIVLSAPITVIHICVGVTETVTFQGSNSLYLAVRITFLLMCTTSCTNTCIYAMTQRRFRAEIKIVLKYPYTFIIKHFQ; this is translated from the exons ATGGGACCACAGGCTCTTGAGATAGAGATTTTCTATCCGATTCTTGCACTTATTGGTGTTCCTG GAAAGTGTGGACTTTCCAAAGGGATCGCTCGTTATATGATGGCCATGGCTGTGGGAGACATAATGGTTCTCATCTTTAATGTTATTGTGAGTCAAATAATTAAGTttcatttcccagattcattattgAATTACACTTACGTGTGTCGTTTCAGTGCCTTCATGCAAGGGCTTAGCATTCAACTTTCCATCTCGTTCACAATGTCATTCACCTTTGACCGCTTCATCGCCATTCGTTGCCAGAAACTGAAGTCAACATATTGCACTGAAAGAACTGCCACGGTGGTCTTGATAACCGTATGTGTGCTTAACATTTTCATCAATGTTCCCATGTTTTTCCGCTATGAGCCCTATCATATTATTAACAAGATACCATGGGGCTGCCGTACCGTAACAGGATACTTCAGTTTACCAGCATGGAAAGCTCTCAAATGGATTACCAACCTCTCAAGCACATTACTTCCAATCCCTTTGCTTTTGCTGTTAAATTCTCTTACTGCCAGGCACATCCTATTGGCAAATAGGACCCGCAGAGCCCTGAAGAGGCGCAGCAATGGGCATagcagcagtgaccccgagataaggAGCCGAAGAACTTCCATCATTCTGCTCTTCACTATCTCGGGGAGCTTTATTGTGCTGTCGGCGCCAATTACTGTAATACACATATGTGTCGGTGTCACAGAGACAGTTACTTTCCAAGGTTCAAACTCCCTTTATTTGGCAGTTAGAATTACATTTCTGTTGATGTGCACGACTTCCTGTACAAACACCTGCATTTATGCAATGACCCAGAGGAGATTCAGAGCAGAGATCAAGATTGTGTTGAAATATCCGTATACTTTCATTATTAAACATTTTCAATAA